Proteins encoded within one genomic window of Perognathus longimembris pacificus isolate PPM17 chromosome 28, ASM2315922v1, whole genome shotgun sequence:
- the Xkrx gene encoding XK-related protein 2 isoform X2 — protein sequence MHLILLGPVIRCLEAMIKYLTLWKKEGQEEPYVSLTRKKMLIDGQEVLIEWEVGHSIRTLAMHRNAYKRMSQIQAFLGSVPQLTYQLYVTLISSEVPLGRVVLMVFSLMSVTYGATLCNMLAIQIKYDDYKIRLGPLEVLCITIWRTLEITSRLVILVLFSATLKLKAVPFLVLNFLIILFEPWVKFWRSGAQMPNNIEKNFSRVGTLVVLISVTILYAGINFSCWSALELRLADRDLVDKGQNWGHMGLHYSVRLVENVIMVLVFKFFGAKVLLNYCHSLIALQLIIAYLISIGFMLLFFQYLHPLRSLFTHNVVDYLHCVCCHRHHQARAEDSEPSLEVETNQSIV from the exons ATGCACCTAATCCTCTTGGGACCTGTTATCAg ATGTTTGGAGGCCATGATTAAGTACCTCACACTGTGGAAGAAAGAGGGACAGGAAGAGCCCTATGTCAGCCTGACCAGAAAGAAGATGCTAATAGATGGCCAGGAGGTGCTGATAGAATGGGAGGTGGGCCACTCCATCCGGACCCTGGCTATGCACCGCAATGCCTACAAACGTATGTCACAGATCCAAGCCTTCCTGGGCTCAGTGCCTCAGCTGACCTATCAGCTCTATGTGACTCTGATATCTTCAGAGGTCCCCCTGGGTAGAG ttgtgCTAATGGTCTTTTCCCTGATGTCTGTTACCTATGGGGCTACCCTCTGCAATATGCTGGCTATCCAGATCAAGTATGATGACTACAAGATTCGCCTTGGGCCACTAGAAGTGCTTTGTATCACCATCTGGAGGACCCTGGAGATTACTTCCCGCCTTGTGATTCTGGTGCTCTTCTCAGCCACTTTGAAGTTGAAGGCTGTGCCCTTCTTAGTTCTCAACTTCCTGATCATCCTCTTTGAGCCTTGGGTTAAGTTCTGGAGGAGTGGTGCCCAGATGCCCaacaatattgaaaaaaattttaGCCGGGTTGGCACACTGGTGGTACTAATTTCAGTCACCATCCTCTATGCTGGAATCAATTTCTCTTGCTGGTCAGCCTTAGAGTTGAGGTTGGCAGACAGAGATCTTGTGGACAAAGGGCAGAACTGGGGACATATGGGCCTTCACTATAGTGTGAGGTTGGTAGAGAACGTGATCATGGTCTTGGTTTTTAAGTTTTTCGGAGCCAAAGTGCTACTGAATTACTGCCATTCTTTGATTGCCTTGCAGCTCATCATTGCTTATCTAATTTCCATTGGTTTCATGCTTCTTTTCTTCCAGTACTTGCATCCACTGCGCTCCCTCTTCACTCATAATGTAGTGGACTACCTCCACTGTGTCTGCTGCCACCGGCACCACCAGGCAAGGGCTGAGGACTCAGAGCCGTCCCTTGAGGTTGAAACCAATCAAAGCATTGTTTGA
- the Xkrx gene encoding XK-related protein 2 isoform X1, whose protein sequence is MDRVYEIPEEPNVDPVSTLEEDVIRGPNPRFTFPFGILFSTFLYCGEAASALYLVRIYRKNNETFWMTYTFSFFMFSSIMVQLTLIFVHRDLAKDKPLSLFMHLILLGPVIRCLEAMIKYLTLWKKEGQEEPYVSLTRKKMLIDGQEVLIEWEVGHSIRTLAMHRNAYKRMSQIQAFLGSVPQLTYQLYVTLISSEVPLGRVVLMVFSLMSVTYGATLCNMLAIQIKYDDYKIRLGPLEVLCITIWRTLEITSRLVILVLFSATLKLKAVPFLVLNFLIILFEPWVKFWRSGAQMPNNIEKNFSRVGTLVVLISVTILYAGINFSCWSALELRLADRDLVDKGQNWGHMGLHYSVRLVENVIMVLVFKFFGAKVLLNYCHSLIALQLIIAYLISIGFMLLFFQYLHPLRSLFTHNVVDYLHCVCCHRHHQARAEDSEPSLEVETNQSIV, encoded by the exons ATGGACAGAGTTTACGAAATTCCTGAGGAACCAAATGTGGATCCTGTTTCCACTCTGGAGGAAGATGTCATCCGTGGGCCCAACCCCCGCTTTACCTTTCCATTTGGAATTCTTTTCTCTACCTTTTTGTACTGTGGGGAAGCTGCATCTGCCTTGTACCTGGTGAGAATTTATCGAAAGAACAATGAAACTTTCTGGATGACATacacattttccttctttatgtTTTCATCCATTATGGTCCAGTTGACCCTCATTTTTGTCCACAGAGACCTGGCAAAAGATAAGCCACTATCATTGTTTATGCACCTAATCCTCTTGGGACCTGTTATCAg ATGTTTGGAGGCCATGATTAAGTACCTCACACTGTGGAAGAAAGAGGGACAGGAAGAGCCCTATGTCAGCCTGACCAGAAAGAAGATGCTAATAGATGGCCAGGAGGTGCTGATAGAATGGGAGGTGGGCCACTCCATCCGGACCCTGGCTATGCACCGCAATGCCTACAAACGTATGTCACAGATCCAAGCCTTCCTGGGCTCAGTGCCTCAGCTGACCTATCAGCTCTATGTGACTCTGATATCTTCAGAGGTCCCCCTGGGTAGAG ttgtgCTAATGGTCTTTTCCCTGATGTCTGTTACCTATGGGGCTACCCTCTGCAATATGCTGGCTATCCAGATCAAGTATGATGACTACAAGATTCGCCTTGGGCCACTAGAAGTGCTTTGTATCACCATCTGGAGGACCCTGGAGATTACTTCCCGCCTTGTGATTCTGGTGCTCTTCTCAGCCACTTTGAAGTTGAAGGCTGTGCCCTTCTTAGTTCTCAACTTCCTGATCATCCTCTTTGAGCCTTGGGTTAAGTTCTGGAGGAGTGGTGCCCAGATGCCCaacaatattgaaaaaaattttaGCCGGGTTGGCACACTGGTGGTACTAATTTCAGTCACCATCCTCTATGCTGGAATCAATTTCTCTTGCTGGTCAGCCTTAGAGTTGAGGTTGGCAGACAGAGATCTTGTGGACAAAGGGCAGAACTGGGGACATATGGGCCTTCACTATAGTGTGAGGTTGGTAGAGAACGTGATCATGGTCTTGGTTTTTAAGTTTTTCGGAGCCAAAGTGCTACTGAATTACTGCCATTCTTTGATTGCCTTGCAGCTCATCATTGCTTATCTAATTTCCATTGGTTTCATGCTTCTTTTCTTCCAGTACTTGCATCCACTGCGCTCCCTCTTCACTCATAATGTAGTGGACTACCTCCACTGTGTCTGCTGCCACCGGCACCACCAGGCAAGGGCTGAGGACTCAGAGCCGTCCCTTGAGGTTGAAACCAATCAAAGCATTGTTTGA